A stretch of Panthera tigris isolate Pti1 chromosome E2, P.tigris_Pti1_mat1.1, whole genome shotgun sequence DNA encodes these proteins:
- the IRX3 gene encoding iroquois-class homeodomain protein IRX-3: MSFPQLGYQYIRPLYPPERPGAAGGGGSAGARGGPGAGASELAASGSLSNVLSSVYGAPYAAAAAAAAAAQGYGAFLPYAAELPIFPQLGAQYELKDSPGVQHPAAAAAFPHPHPAFYPYGQYQFGDPSRPKNATRESTSTLKAWLNEHRKNPYPTKGEKIMLAIITKMTLTQVSTWFANARRRLKKENKMTWAPRSRTDEEGNAYGSEREEEDEEEDEEDSKRELELEEEELVGEEEDTGGEGLADDDEDEEIDLENLDGATAGPELALSGAAHRDGDLGLRPISDSKNSDSDDSSEGLEERPLPVLSLAPAPPPVAAVLPSPPSPPAGLDPCAPAPPPASALQKPKIWSLAETATSPDNPRRSPPGAGGSPPGAAVAPPALQLSPAAAAAAAHRLVSAPLGKFPAWTNRPFPGPTPGPRPHPLSLLGSAPPHLLGLPGAAGHPAAAAAAFARPAEPEGGTDRCSALEVEKKLLKTAFQPVPRRPQNHLDAALVLSALSSS; this comes from the exons ATGTCCTTCCCCCAGCTCGGATACCAGTACATCCGCCCGCTCTACCCACCCGAGCGCCCGGGGGccgccggcggcggcggcagcgctGGAGCCCGGGGCGGCCCAGGAGCCGGAGCCTCGGAGCTGGCCGCCTCGGGGTCCCTGTCCAACGTGCTCTCCTCCGTGTACGGGGCGCCCTATGCCGCGGCGGcagcggccgccgccgccgcccaaGGCTACGGTGCCTTTCTGCCCTACGCCGCCGAGCTGCCCATCTTCCCGCAGCTG GGCGCGCAGTACGAGCTGAAAGACAGCCCGGGGGTGCAGCATCCGGCCGCGGCCGCCGCGTTTCCGCACCCGCACCCCGCCTTCTACCCGTATGGCCAGTACCAGTTCGGGGACCCGTCCCGTCCCAAGAACGCCACCCGGGAGAGCACCAGCACGCTCAAGGCCTGGCTGAACGAGCACCGCAAGAACCCCTACCCCACCAAGGGCGAGAAGATCATGCTGGCCATCATCACCAAGATGACCCTCACCCAGGTGTCCACCTGGTTCGCCAACGCGCGCCGGCGCctcaagaaagagaacaagatgACTTGGGCGCCCCGCAGCCGCACCGACGAGGAGGGCAACGCTTACGGGAGCGAGCGCGAGGAGGAAGACGAGGAGGAGGACGAAGAAGACAGCAAGCGcgagctggagctggaggaggaggagctcgtgggggaggaggaggacacgGGGGGCGAGGGCCTGGCGGACGACGACGAGGACGAGGAGATCGATTTGGAGAACTTAGACGGTGCGACCGCGGGGCCTGAGCTGGCCTTGTCTGGGGCGGCACACAGGGACGGCGACCTCGGcctgagacccatttcagactccAAGAATAGCGACTCGGACGACAGCTCGGAGGGCTTGGAGGAGCGTCCGCTGCCCGTGTTGAGTCTGGCCCCGGCGCCACCGCCGGTGGCCGCGGTTCTGCCGTCTCCGCCCTCGCCTCCTGCAGGCCTGGACCCCTGCGCTCCCGCACCACCGCCCGCCTCAGCCCTGCAGAAGCCCAAGATCTGGTCCCTGGCCGAGACGGCCACAAGCCCGGACAACCCGCGCCGCTCGCCTCCGGGCGCGGGAGGTTCTCCCCCGGGGGCAGCCGTCGCgcccccagccctgcagctcTCTCCGGCCGCGGCAGCCGCCGCGGCTCACAGACTCGTCTCGGCGCCGCTGGGCAAGTTCCCCGCTTGGACCAACCGGCCGTTCCCAGGCCCTACGCCGGGCCCACGCCCGCACCCGCTCTCCCTGCTGGGCTCGGCCCCTCCACACCTGCTGGGACTTCCCGGAGCCGCGGGCCAcccggccgccgccgctgccgccttCGCTCGGCCGGCGGAGCCCGAGGGCGGAACAG ATCGCTGTAGTGCCTTGGAAGTGGAGAAAAAGTTGCTCAAGACGGCTTTCCAGCCCGTGCCCAGGCG GCCCCAGAACCACCTGGATGCCGCTTTGGTCTTATCGGCTCTCTCCTCCTCctag